A portion of the Stigmatella aurantiaca DW4/3-1 genome contains these proteins:
- a CDS encoding right-handed parallel beta-helix repeat-containing protein yields the protein MHRNWLTCAVVALIAAGCGGSSKEGSPEDGGIEDAGGTGPQDGGSGGDGGIAESCERFGHFGVPASTFTLPGPNSKGELYIPDVQARFPAVNWSTLDRLYVVAGNYTLINLGNLPERTAARPLIITNQGGQVVIRPPAGSTQGYIWSMGGGANWILTGRYDPDSGTGHADFPGHRCGAYATSRSRYGFLSDDVFLNGGHMGLGIGQAHSFEVEFVEITRAGFAGLRINQSANGGTVPPLDGIRLHDLYIHDTASEAIYFGSTQGAPTPLGSGLKVYNNRLVRTGTESLQVQNLGDGAEVHHNVFAYGALDWRAAFQMYQDNNSQAQVRGGFIHFHHNVFLGGAAALLNFFAGSEAGDAPLNVKFSDNYFADTLNLGIYVGGTSGPDATYLWERNAFRGLDFGYTSVYPSTTDPGVVFRLNATIDSPTTLKDNVWEGGRKLVQGITGGSGSAGKVTATGNVNGPVSALQFVASGLPAGTATRQLEMWTDTATLAAGAPEVTYPAGALVMHDGQLYRARSANTNKIPPANLSVWEPLPLPVDDLRTAPGTEWSQRGVGLLRLSP from the coding sequence ATGCACCGGAATTGGCTCACCTGCGCTGTCGTTGCCCTCATCGCCGCAGGCTGTGGGGGATCATCCAAGGAAGGTTCCCCCGAAGACGGGGGCATTGAGGATGCGGGGGGGACGGGCCCCCAGGATGGAGGATCCGGCGGGGATGGGGGAATCGCAGAGAGCTGCGAGCGCTTTGGCCACTTCGGTGTCCCGGCAAGCACCTTCACGCTTCCGGGTCCCAACAGCAAGGGAGAGCTCTACATCCCGGATGTGCAGGCGCGCTTTCCGGCGGTGAATTGGAGCACCCTGGACCGGCTCTACGTCGTGGCGGGGAACTACACCCTCATCAACCTGGGAAATCTTCCGGAGCGCACCGCGGCCCGGCCGCTGATCATCACGAACCAAGGAGGGCAGGTGGTCATTCGCCCTCCCGCGGGAAGTACCCAGGGGTACATCTGGTCCATGGGGGGGGGCGCGAACTGGATCCTCACCGGCCGGTATGATCCGGACTCCGGCACTGGCCACGCGGACTTCCCGGGCCATCGGTGTGGCGCCTATGCCACCTCTCGCTCCCGCTATGGCTTCCTGAGCGACGATGTGTTCCTGAATGGCGGGCACATGGGGCTCGGCATTGGCCAGGCCCACAGCTTCGAGGTGGAGTTCGTGGAAATCACCCGGGCTGGCTTCGCGGGACTTCGCATCAACCAGTCGGCCAACGGGGGAACGGTGCCGCCCCTCGATGGGATCCGTCTGCACGACTTGTACATCCACGATACCGCCAGCGAGGCCATCTACTTCGGGTCGACGCAAGGCGCTCCCACGCCTCTGGGGTCTGGCCTGAAGGTCTACAATAACCGGCTTGTGCGCACCGGGACGGAATCCCTCCAGGTGCAGAACCTCGGTGATGGCGCGGAGGTTCACCACAACGTTTTCGCTTATGGGGCGCTCGACTGGCGTGCGGCCTTCCAGATGTATCAGGACAACAACTCGCAAGCGCAGGTCCGGGGAGGGTTCATCCACTTCCACCACAACGTCTTCTTGGGGGGGGCCGCGGCGCTGCTGAACTTCTTCGCCGGGTCAGAGGCGGGGGATGCTCCGTTGAATGTGAAGTTCTCGGACAACTACTTCGCGGACACGCTGAACCTTGGCATCTACGTGGGTGGCACCTCTGGGCCCGATGCGACCTACCTTTGGGAACGCAACGCGTTCCGGGGGCTCGATTTTGGTTACACGTCTGTTTATCCATCCACGACGGACCCGGGCGTCGTCTTCCGGCTGAACGCCACGATCGACTCGCCCACCACGCTGAAAGACAACGTCTGGGAGGGAGGGCGCAAGCTTGTTCAGGGCATCACGGGCGGGAGCGGCAGCGCGGGGAAGGTCACTGCCACGGGGAATGTCAACGGTCCGGTCTCGGCCCTGCAATTCGTGGCCTCGGGGCTGCCAGCGGGAACCGCGACCCGGCAACTCGAGATGTGGACGGACACGGCCACCTTGGCTGCAGGCGCCCCCGAGGTGACGTACCCGGCGGGGGCGCTGGTGATGCACGACGGTCAGCTCTACCGGGCGCGCTCGGCGAACACCAACAAGATTCCCCCCGCGAACCTGTCGGTGTGGGAGCCATTGCCCCTGCCGGTGGATGATTTGCGCACGGCGCCCGGAACCGAGTGGTCGCAGCGAGGGGTGGGTTTGCTGCGCCTCTCGCCCTAA